A region of Sesamum indicum cultivar Zhongzhi No. 13 linkage group LG7, S_indicum_v1.0, whole genome shotgun sequence DNA encodes the following proteins:
- the LOC105166517 gene encoding uncharacterized protein LOC105166517 encodes MAKSTTLCPCPPTLRKQTLTLPCTLHTCKQPRKSAPHSAAIRAAQDNSGSPPRLIDIIRIMPETSKDYFKKPSRRVLFGGISLLGGFYIAQTVSLSFGALGVNDVISAVLCVLMTEYATRFYYTRQKVSFPAALLNIFKLGFTYGLFLDAFKLAS; translated from the coding sequence ATGGCCAAGTCCACCACTCTTTGCCCTTGTCCTCCAACCCTCCGCAAACAAACCCTGACGCTTCCCTGCACACTACACACGTGTAAGCAACCAAGAAAATCAGCTCCTCACTCTGCTGCAATCCGGGCAGCTCAGGACAACAGCGGGAGCCCTCCAAGACTAATAGACATCATACGAATCATGCCCGAAACGTCCAAAGATTACTTCAAGAAACCATCGCGGAGGGTTCTGTTCGGAGGCATATCCTTACTCGGCGGGTTTTATATTGCGCAAACAGTGTCTCTTTCGTTTGGAGCTTTGGGCGTAAATGATGTGATTTCTGCAGTTCTTTGTGTGCTGATGACTGAATACGCTACAAGGTTTTACTACACCCGGCAGAAGGTCTCTTTTCCTGCTGCACTTCTCAACATTTTCAAGCTAGGATTTACGTATGGCCTCTTTCTAGATGCGTTTAAACTTGCTAGTTAA
- the LOC105166481 gene encoding oil body-associated protein 1A (The sequence of the model RefSeq protein was modified relative to this genomic sequence to represent the inferred CDS: added 60 bases not found in genome assembly) has translation MEAVNVLTHPQIPGEPTQTSTTLLEKATATIQGFGPVNKIHQHLCAFHFYGHDMTRQVEAHHFCGHQNEEFRQCLIYDRPDDDGRLIGIEYLVSEELFLTLPDEEKRFWHSHEFEVKSGVLFMPGVPGPIQRQDLEKVAKTYGKVFHFWQVDRGDSLPLGIPQVMMAMTRDGQLYENLSQDVEKRYNISFAKERENRAYMTGPAHGIHPMANGGGQGLQTVLREVECKPVGVDHSAARVFV, from the exons ATGGAAGCAGTTAACGTTTTAACCCATCCACAGATCCCTGGCGAGCCGACTCAGACTTCAACAACCCTTCTTGAGAAGGCCACAGCCACCATTCAAGGCTTTGGCCCTGTCAACAAGATCCATCAGCACCTCTGCGC ATTCCACTTCTATGGACACGATATGACAAGACAAGTGGAGGCACACCACTTCTGCGGACACCAAAACGAAGAATTCCGGCAGTGTCTTATCTATGATAGGCCCGATGACGACGGCCGTCTGATCGGAATCGAGTACCTAGTCTCGGAAGAG AAGAGCGGTGTGCTGTTCATGCCCGGTGTTCCAGGTCCCATTCAGCGTCAGGACCTGGAGAAGGTCGCCAAGACATACGGCAAAGTCTTCCACTTCTGGCAGGTGGACAGAGGAGACAGTTTGCCACTCGGAATACCACAAGTGATGATGGCGATGACCAGAGACGGCCAGCTCTATGAGAATCTTTCTCAAG ATGTTGAGAAGCGCTATAACATTTCATTCGCGAAGGAGAGGGAGAATCGGGCATACATGACGGGCCCGGCACACGGGATACACCCGATGGCGAACGGGGGCGGGCAAGGGCTGCAGACGGTGCTGAGAGAGGTGGAGTGCAAGCCAGTGGGAGTGGATCACTCGGCTGCTAGAGTATTTGTTTGA
- the LOC105166483 gene encoding probable aldo-keto reductase 2 isoform X2 gives MAATAMAMAATVAVDLPRLKLGMLGLEVSKIGLGCVGMSATYGPPKPDFEMIKLLHHAVDSGVTFFDTSDFYGPHTNEILLGKAFKGGMREKVQLATKFGVRLKDDALDIRGDPEYVKFACEASLKRLDTDCIDLYYVHRIDTQVPIEITLKKLVEEGKIKHVGLSEASASTIRRAHAIYPLTAVETEWSLWSRDLEEEIVPTCRELGIGIVPYSPLGRGFLAAGPSFIQNLSDSDFRKRFPRFKPENLEQNKKIYECICEMATRKGCSPAQLALSWVLAQGDDVCPIPGTTKIENLDQNIGALFVNLTPEEKDELESYASADVIKGDRHAFMSNTWMNSETPPLSKWRVGGGDHHYGI, from the exons ATGGCGGCAACAGCGATGGCGATGGCGGCTACGGTGGCGGTGGACCTGCCGAGGCTGAAGCTTGGGATGCTAGGACTGGAGGTGTCGAAAATCGGGCTGGGCTGCGTGGGGATGTCGGCGACATACGGCCCGCCCAAGCCCGACTTCGAGATGATTAAGCTACTTCACCACGCTGTCGATTCTGGGGTCACCTTCTTTGACACTTCAGATTTCTACGGTCCCCACACCAACGAGATACTTCTGGGCAAA GCTTTCAAAGGAGGGATGAGGGAAAAAGTGCAGTTAGCTACCAAGTTTGGTGTACGTTTGAAGGACGATGCACTGGATATTCGGGGCGACCCCGAGTATGTGAAGTTTGCTTGTGAGGCCAGCTTGAAGCGTCTGGACACTGACTGCATCGATCTCTATTACGTTCATCGGATTGATACTCAAGTGCCTATCGAAATTACT CTCAAGAAACTGGTTGAAGAAGGGAAAATCAAACACGTAGGCTTGTCGGAGGCGTCTGCTTCAACGATCAGAAGGGCTCATGCTATTTACCCATTGACGGCTGTGGAAACCGAGTGGTCCTTGTGGTCAAGAGACTTGGAAGAAGAAATAGTTCCTACTTGCAG AGAGCTCGGGATAGGAATTGTACCATACAGTCCCCTCGGACGTGGTTTCCTTGCAGCAGGTCCCAGCTTCATTCAGAATTTGTCTGACAGCGACTTTCGCAAG aGGTTCCCAAGATTTAAGCCGGAAAACCTTGAgcagaacaagaaaatatacgaATGCATATGTGAAATGGCAACAAGAAAGGGATGCAGTCCTGCACAACTAGCATTAAGTTGGGTCCTTGCTCAAGGAGACGATGTTTGCCCCATACCTGGTACCACGAAGATCGAGAATCTAGACCAGAATATAGGAGCATTGTTTGTGAACTTGACTCCAGAAGAGAAAGACGAGCTCGAATCATATGCCTCTGCTGATGTGATTAAGGGTGACAGGCATGCCTTCATGTCGAATACTTGGATGAATTCAGAAACACCTCCGTTATCAAAGTGGAGAGTCGGGGGAGGAGATCACCATTACGGTATCTAA
- the LOC105166483 gene encoding auxin-induced protein PCNT115 isoform X1 — protein sequence MAATAMAMAATVAVDLPRLKLGMLGLEVSKIGLGCVGMSATYGPPKPDFEMIKLLHHAVDSGVTFFDTSDFYGPHTNEILLGKAFKGGMREKVQLATKFGVRLKDDALDIRGDPEYVKFACEASLKRLDTDCIDLYYVHRIDTQVPIEITMGQLKKLVEEGKIKHVGLSEASASTIRRAHAIYPLTAVETEWSLWSRDLEEEIVPTCRELGIGIVPYSPLGRGFLAAGPSFIQNLSDSDFRKRFPRFKPENLEQNKKIYECICEMATRKGCSPAQLALSWVLAQGDDVCPIPGTTKIENLDQNIGALFVNLTPEEKDELESYASADVIKGDRHAFMSNTWMNSETPPLSKWRVGGGDHHYGI from the exons ATGGCGGCAACAGCGATGGCGATGGCGGCTACGGTGGCGGTGGACCTGCCGAGGCTGAAGCTTGGGATGCTAGGACTGGAGGTGTCGAAAATCGGGCTGGGCTGCGTGGGGATGTCGGCGACATACGGCCCGCCCAAGCCCGACTTCGAGATGATTAAGCTACTTCACCACGCTGTCGATTCTGGGGTCACCTTCTTTGACACTTCAGATTTCTACGGTCCCCACACCAACGAGATACTTCTGGGCAAA GCTTTCAAAGGAGGGATGAGGGAAAAAGTGCAGTTAGCTACCAAGTTTGGTGTACGTTTGAAGGACGATGCACTGGATATTCGGGGCGACCCCGAGTATGTGAAGTTTGCTTGTGAGGCCAGCTTGAAGCGTCTGGACACTGACTGCATCGATCTCTATTACGTTCATCGGATTGATACTCAAGTGCCTATCGAAATTACT ATGGGACAGCTCAAGAAACTGGTTGAAGAAGGGAAAATCAAACACGTAGGCTTGTCGGAGGCGTCTGCTTCAACGATCAGAAGGGCTCATGCTATTTACCCATTGACGGCTGTGGAAACCGAGTGGTCCTTGTGGTCAAGAGACTTGGAAGAAGAAATAGTTCCTACTTGCAG AGAGCTCGGGATAGGAATTGTACCATACAGTCCCCTCGGACGTGGTTTCCTTGCAGCAGGTCCCAGCTTCATTCAGAATTTGTCTGACAGCGACTTTCGCAAG aGGTTCCCAAGATTTAAGCCGGAAAACCTTGAgcagaacaagaaaatatacgaATGCATATGTGAAATGGCAACAAGAAAGGGATGCAGTCCTGCACAACTAGCATTAAGTTGGGTCCTTGCTCAAGGAGACGATGTTTGCCCCATACCTGGTACCACGAAGATCGAGAATCTAGACCAGAATATAGGAGCATTGTTTGTGAACTTGACTCCAGAAGAGAAAGACGAGCTCGAATCATATGCCTCTGCTGATGTGATTAAGGGTGACAGGCATGCCTTCATGTCGAATACTTGGATGAATTCAGAAACACCTCCGTTATCAAAGTGGAGAGTCGGGGGAGGAGATCACCATTACGGTATCTAA
- the LOC105166484 gene encoding transcription factor bHLH128 isoform X2 translates to MTDNGSGISRLNSQLSFTRPKEALSRISEETENVGDGVSTDNAQRKSTHSYATAGGFTMWDDTNPLTFSVAPPKRAKTITNDVDDIESQFQFGLPQGALEMASMDKLLHIPQDSVPCKIRAKRGCATHPRSIAERERRTRISGKLKKLQDLVPNMDKTIVEAIILVASSIPSKLAMLTCWIWQYNT, encoded by the exons ATGACTGATAATGGTAGTGGAATATCAAGGTTGAACTCTCAGCTCAGCTTCACTCGGCCGAAGGAAGCGCTTTCTCGGATCTCTGAAGAAACTGAGAATGTGGGCGATGGCGTTAGTACGGATAACGCCCAACGAAAATCTACTCATTCTTATGCAACTGCTGGTGGCTTTACAATGTGGGACGACACCAATCCTCTAACGTTTTCTGTCGCCCCACCCAAACGAGCTAAGACTATCACTAACGACGTTGACGACATAGAATCTCAG TTTCAATTTGGGTTGCCGCAAGGAGCGCTAGAGATGGCCTCGATGGATAAGTTACTACACATTCCACAGGATTCGGTTCCATGCAAAATACGTGCCAAGCGTGGTTGCGCGACCCATCCTCGTAGCATTGCAGAGAGG GAGAGAAGGACGCGAATCAGCGGAAAGCTAAAGAAGTTGCAGGATCTTGTTCCAAACATGGAtaag ACAATTGTGGAGGCCATAATTCTTGTTGCATCTTCAATTCCAAG CAAACTAGCTATGCTGACATGCTGGATTTGGCAGTACAACACATAA
- the LOC105166484 gene encoding transcription factor bHLH128 isoform X1, whose amino-acid sequence MTDNGSGISRLNSQLSFTRPKEALSRISEETENVGDGVSTDNAQRKSTHSYATAGGFTMWDDTNPLTFSVAPPKRAKTITNDVDDIESQFQFGLPQGALEMASMDKLLHIPQDSVPCKIRAKRGCATHPRSIAERERRTRISGKLKKLQDLVPNMDKQTSYADMLDLAVQHIRSLQNQVQKLNEELDCCTCGCKKTTG is encoded by the exons ATGACTGATAATGGTAGTGGAATATCAAGGTTGAACTCTCAGCTCAGCTTCACTCGGCCGAAGGAAGCGCTTTCTCGGATCTCTGAAGAAACTGAGAATGTGGGCGATGGCGTTAGTACGGATAACGCCCAACGAAAATCTACTCATTCTTATGCAACTGCTGGTGGCTTTACAATGTGGGACGACACCAATCCTCTAACGTTTTCTGTCGCCCCACCCAAACGAGCTAAGACTATCACTAACGACGTTGACGACATAGAATCTCAG TTTCAATTTGGGTTGCCGCAAGGAGCGCTAGAGATGGCCTCGATGGATAAGTTACTACACATTCCACAGGATTCGGTTCCATGCAAAATACGTGCCAAGCGTGGTTGCGCGACCCATCCTCGTAGCATTGCAGAGAGG GAGAGAAGGACGCGAATCAGCGGAAAGCTAAAGAAGTTGCAGGATCTTGTTCCAAACATGGAtaag CAAACTAGCTATGCTGACATGCTGGATTTGGCAGTACAACACATAAGAAGCCTTCAAAATCAGGTTCAG AAGCTCAACGAAGAACTCGATTGTTGCACGTGTGGATGCAAGAAAACAACGGGCTAG